DNA sequence from the Daphnia carinata strain CSIRO-1 chromosome 8, CSIRO_AGI_Dcar_HiC_V3, whole genome shotgun sequence genome:
taattaaaacaagaaaaaaaagaatggctcAGAGGGTCTTGTTGTTGTGGTGTCAGTCAACGTGTTGTGCGGGccaaaaaatatgcaaatttcGACTGAGAAGTCTTCCCTCCCTCCCGATGGTGGTAGAGCAGCATCATCAGCTAttttatcaataaaaataaaaaaagaaaggaaaaaaagaaagaggaacaGATGACGGCCGGAACGTTTGACAGCACATCGACTGAAATgttggagagaaaaaaaatcaactgagTTTGGGCCGTTTAGAGTTGTTGGAGCTGCCATCGGCCATCGAATGCAAATGATGACTGCTgctcgtgttgttgttgccagCCGATTTCTGCGGCGACAGGGAGGCCGTGACGCCGACGTGAAGCGATCCCGAGGATCCGCTGGGCGACGGCGGCACCGAACCGGATCCCGTGTCGTCCTCTTCTTTCGAGCGTTGCGTCAAATTGAGGAACTCGCCCATGACGGCGATCGACGTCTCCCCAGTGGCCATGGCCACGCGGTGCTCCACCAGGTAGAACATGTACTCGTCGTACAGCAATCGAATCAAATGGAAGGAACCGAACGACGCGGCGCTCCTTAGAGTCAAATCACGAATCACCATCGAACTGGATAGCAagtcaaatgaaaacaaacagttgcaaagaaattgttttcattatttcgTTAAGTTGCACCTGTAAAACGACCATTTGAGCAGGAACTGACGGGCGACGCGGGCAAACTCTTGTGTCGATCCGCCTTCGTAGGGTTTCATGACGCGATCGACGACGCTTTCAAGCCACTGGGCCCATTGTTCCAGCGTCGCCTGGTTCTGCAGCGTCGCCTTGAAATCGTTTTCCAGCCAAGCGACGAGATCCGGGTCGCAACGGCAGACCCAGGCCGCCTAAACACGATAGCACAATTGTATTAGaatttaaataggaaaaaaaaaaaaaaaaaaaaaaagggcattgTTTGTTATAAACGTGTGGACCTGCTCCTGGACGTTGTGGAAATCAACGCGGTTGAGATCAGAGAGCATCTGACTGATTTGAGCCGAATTGTGCAAAACGGCACGAGCGGCTTGAGCCAAATGATTCAGGGAAGTGTAGCGTCTCAACGTCTGCGAGAACGCATTAACGGCGGCCACCtggagggcaaaaaaaaaaaaataccattttgcaatataaaaaaaatatatatatatatctatgaATGTGTTTTACTTTAACGATGATGATGTCCTCGGGACAGCCGTTCATGGCCGTCAAAAGCCAGTTCTCTAATCCTTTGGCGAAATTGCGTATGGCTTGCGTCAGAGTGCCCGGTATGGGTCTCAGCACGTCGGGGATCAGCACCTCTACCAGGTTCTGGTAGAACTGGTAGTCGGCCTTTTTGACGAATATCAAAACAGGCTCGCAACGCGATAGGACGTAAAGTTTAGCCCTGAAtggacagagagagagagagatgggaAAAGATAAATCACATTGTCGTATATGGATAGAAAAGTTGGCCGTTGTCCCGCAAACGGACGATGAATACAGCCCAATAAATCTTGTTCCAAACATACTTTGGCAACATTTTCTCGGGATCCTCTTCCATGCCGACATCGACGGCCTCGTTGTTGTTGGCGCTGCGCCAAAAGTGGCGCCAAATCGTCTCCACCGTGCTGAACTGCAGACTAATGACGGCGTCCAGCATCGCCTGTGTGCGCACGAGGGGGAGAGCGGAACaatggaactttttttttttttcaagtgggATCCAACATTTTGAGAGTCATCGTTTTACCTCGCAATGATCTCGATAAAGGGTCACAAAAGCCTGCAGATCGTCAATATCGATGCCGGGCGGCAATTGGTTACTGTCGGCTTCCAAGTCGGGCCAGTGCGGCAACGCTGCGGCTGCATCCCCTAAATTGCGATGCGCTAATAATTAATCAGTGGGtcaattcatttctctttcagatttttttttctttctctgagAACTTTAAGAAAATTCGAATACCCAAGTACTGCTGGTGGGTGGGCGAAGTGGCGTCCAGACTTCCGCTGCTGCTGTGAGCCCCTCCTTTGGCTCCGCGCTTGCCAT
Encoded proteins:
- the LOC130704184 gene encoding DNA-binding protein RFX2-like, with translation MAATPVTFMSADPRPTGSSLSQQQQQQTHGSIVAAVVEVVSSNSNAEVAAQVEACDLTLSSANNNADHLGAEHANSDAAAAAVAALEAEEAAEAKDASEEENDHNNTDHTSPITVTVTSGSTQYIAMAADGAVSDRSVYTSLTPVHAPTSIVVSGNDTLGGDSSVHSTYVQYVDGSPDSALYAATNGQMTYPAYTVVESGAMYSPGNGQYYTSGGGGNNSITYSQVAPGQLTQTSGGTFLIQQGVDADGHTLITTTRASPQTEGNGSSSAYLVTGSQSGHSPSSAAVAVGGGADSDSHYSLAHATRVSPATVQWLIDNYETAEGVSLPRSTLYAHYLRHCNEHKLEPVNAASFGKLIRSVFLGLRTRRLGTRGNSKYHYYGIRVKPTSSLNQMSVEDSPPGVQRHHQNGKRGAKGGAHSSSGSLDATSPTHQQYLAHRNLGDAAAALPHWPDLEADSNQLPPGIDIDDLQAFVTLYRDHCEAMLDAVISLQFSTVETIWRHFWRSANNNEAVDVGMEEDPEKMLPKAKLYVLSRCEPVLIFVKKADYQFYQNLVEVLIPDVLRPIPGTLTQAIRNFAKGLENWLLTAMNGCPEDIIIVKVAAVNAFSQTLRRYTSLNHLAQAARAVLHNSAQISQMLSDLNRVDFHNVQEQAAWVCRCDPDLVAWLENDFKATLQNQATLEQWAQWLESVVDRVMKPYEGGSTQEFARVARQFLLKWSFYSSMVIRDLTLRSAASFGSFHLIRLLYDEYMFYLVEHRVAMATGETSIAVMGEFLNLTQRSKEEDDTGSGSVPPSPSGSSGSLHVGVTASLSPQKSAGNNNTSSSHHLHSMADGSSNNSKRPKLS